The proteins below come from a single Staphylococcus sp. MI 10-1553 genomic window:
- a CDS encoding glycosyltransferase family 2 protein produces MKLRVIVPCFNETDVLHQTIQELTEILEKDSVVQSYDYDMLFVDDGSQDDTMTLIQQAATQSPHVKFISFSRNFGKEAAMIAGFEHSTDCDAVVMIDADLQHPPELIPEMVQVYREGYDQIIAKRNRVGEHVSRKWVTRLYYKMINYFIEDIELEDGVGDFRMLSQRAVRSLVSLKEYNRFSKGLFSWIGYNSKIIHYENVEREAGESKWSFVSLLNYAIDGLISFNYKPLRTMIYLGLLIFGVSMIYIIYLFIDTLVHGVDVPGYFTMIAAVLFIGGIQLVSIGVIGEYIGRIYYEVKQRPKYIVEASNVRMPKNRDETKQDVSF; encoded by the coding sequence ATGAAATTACGTGTGATTGTCCCGTGTTTTAATGAAACGGATGTCTTACATCAAACGATTCAAGAATTAACAGAAATACTAGAAAAAGATAGCGTTGTACAATCTTATGATTACGACATGCTGTTTGTTGATGATGGGAGTCAAGATGATACGATGACGCTTATCCAACAGGCAGCCACACAGTCACCCCATGTGAAGTTTATTTCATTTAGTCGAAATTTCGGAAAAGAGGCTGCGATGATTGCAGGTTTTGAACATAGTACGGACTGTGATGCGGTCGTGATGATTGACGCCGATTTACAACATCCACCTGAGCTCATACCTGAAATGGTTCAAGTGTATCGTGAAGGTTACGATCAAATTATTGCGAAACGTAATCGGGTCGGTGAACATGTATCTCGCAAATGGGTGACCCGTTTATATTATAAAATGATCAATTATTTCATTGAAGATATAGAGTTAGAAGATGGTGTCGGTGATTTTAGAATGTTAAGTCAGCGTGCCGTCCGTTCGTTAGTCAGTTTAAAGGAATACAACCGCTTCTCAAAAGGACTCTTTTCATGGATAGGTTACAACAGTAAGATCATTCATTACGAAAATGTCGAACGTGAAGCGGGTGAGTCGAAATGGTCTTTCGTTAGTTTGCTTAATTATGCGATAGACGGTTTAATTTCTTTTAATTATAAGCCGTTGCGTACAATGATTTATTTAGGATTACTCATTTTTGGTGTCAGTATGATCTATATTATTTATCTCTTTATTGATACATTGGTTCACGGTGTTGATGTCCCGGGTTATTTTACGATGATTGCAGCGGTGTTGTTTATCGGTGGAATCCAACTCGTATCAATAGGTGTGATTGGTGAATATATTGGACGTATCTATTATGAAGTAAAACAACGACCGAAATATATTGTGGAAGCGTCGAATGTGCGAATGCCAAAAAATCGTGATGAAACCAAACAAGACGTGTCGTTTTAA
- a CDS encoding 5-oxoprolinase subunit C family protein has protein sequence MTIIIEDSGLFSSFQDFGREGYEHMGVIRSGALDVLAHEIANRLVGNDRNEATLEMSNQMARIRFTEPTLIALSGAQGVAHTDDMRLQMNKLYLMNKGDVLAVDHLRRGSRLYLAVAGGFELDQWLGSTSTDTIAGMGGFKGRRLQAGDTIELKRDYNARHHQLFKNLAQRKTVDWGVDGYALSFNYLSDVVHVIPNKGTEDFEAEVLRQFTNGEYQVTSKANRMGVVLEGTPIKAYYDDMPPHQSVKRGTIQVKKEGAPVILLNDHYTLGSYPQIGTIASYHLSKIAQKRQGSKIKFQFIDVLQAEQNLVKYHKWLKQLFQGIEFRMQKEMLK, from the coding sequence ATGACAATCATCATAGAAGACAGCGGGTTATTTTCAAGTTTTCAAGATTTTGGACGTGAAGGCTATGAACATATGGGTGTCATTCGCAGTGGCGCTTTAGATGTGTTGGCTCACGAAATTGCTAACCGCTTAGTAGGCAATGACCGCAATGAAGCGACACTCGAAATGAGCAATCAAATGGCCCGCATTCGCTTTACAGAACCGACTTTAATCGCATTATCTGGTGCACAAGGTGTCGCACATACAGATGACATGCGTTTACAAATGAATAAATTGTATTTAATGAACAAAGGAGACGTGTTAGCCGTCGATCATCTACGCCGTGGTTCGCGCTTATATTTAGCGGTTGCGGGTGGTTTTGAACTCGATCAATGGCTCGGTTCAACGTCGACAGATACGATTGCAGGTATGGGTGGATTTAAAGGACGTCGTTTACAAGCGGGTGATACGATTGAACTAAAACGTGATTATAATGCGCGTCATCATCAGTTGTTTAAAAACTTGGCACAGCGTAAGACGGTAGATTGGGGCGTTGATGGTTATGCCTTGTCTTTCAACTATTTATCAGACGTCGTGCATGTCATTCCGAATAAAGGGACAGAAGATTTTGAAGCGGAAGTACTCCGTCAATTCACAAATGGCGAGTATCAAGTGACTAGTAAAGCGAATCGTATGGGTGTCGTATTAGAAGGAACGCCGATTAAAGCGTATTATGACGACATGCCCCCGCACCAGTCTGTGAAACGCGGTACGATTCAAGTGAAAAAAGAAGGCGCGCCTGTCATTTTGTTAAATGATCATTATACATTAGGCAGTTATCCACAAATTGGTACGATTGCGTCATATCATTTGTCTAAAATCGCACAAAAACGTCAAGGTTCGAAAATTAAGTTTCAATTTATTGATGTGTTGCAAGCAGAACAAAACTTAGTGAAATATCACAAATGGCTTAAGCAACTGTTCCAAGGTATCGAATTTAGAATGCAAAAAGAAATGTTGAAGTAA
- the queD gene encoding 6-carboxytetrahydropterin synthase QueD, which yields MMQQIYPQVDHDYMYELNKDFNFSAAHFIPDERAGKCTRVHGHTYFVNLTIGGDELDSMGFLINFSELKSLIHNQFDHYLLNDLVPFQGKSPSTEIVAQTIYDIVSARLAELPNAPKCLQVFLRETPTSYVVYRPKNKEQRHG from the coding sequence ATGATGCAACAAATATATCCACAAGTCGACCATGATTATATGTATGAACTGAATAAAGACTTTAACTTTTCAGCGGCACATTTCATTCCTGACGAACGTGCCGGAAAATGTACACGTGTGCACGGTCATACGTACTTTGTCAATTTAACGATTGGCGGAGATGAACTGGACAGCATGGGCTTTTTAATTAATTTTAGTGAATTGAAAAGCTTAATTCATAACCAATTCGATCATTATTTACTGAACGATCTCGTGCCATTTCAAGGTAAAAGTCCCTCTACTGAAATTGTGGCACAAACGATTTATGACATTGTGAGCGCACGGTTAGCAGAATTGCCGAATGCACCGAAATGTTTACAAGTGTTCTTACGTGAGACACCAACAAGTTACGTCGTTTATCGCCCTAAAAACAAGGAGCAACGTCATGGCTAA
- a CDS encoding PTS fructose transporter subunit IIABC, with the protein MRITELLTKETIAIDLSATTKDGAIDELAQQLNQAGKLNQLDDYIAAIHKREQQSSTGIGEGIAIPHAKVEAVKTPAIAFGKSKAGVDYDSLDMQPAHLFFMIAAPATGAQTHLDALAKLSSVLMDESVRQALLEADSPEAVLAIINKADDEATDEDTEAMAELAPIDDDEPYILAVTACTTGIAHTYMARDALKKQAEEMGINIKVETNGASGIKNRLTQEDIERATGVIVAADVHVETNRFNGKNVVQVPVADGIKRPESLINTALDTTRKPFVADNRQSSKDDDEKLSVGKAIYKHLMNGVSNMLPLVIAGGILMAIVFMIGPNAMDPKSSQYNAFAETLWNIGNKSAFALIIPILAGYIARSIADKPGFAAGLVGGMLAVSGGSGFLGGIIAGFLAGYLTQGIKTATQNFPQMLEGLKPTLIYPIVSVTVTGLLMIYVFNTPAAWLNNALISGLNNLSGSNVVILGIVLGAMMAIDMGGPFNKAAYVFSTAALTAGNAVPITAAMVGGMVPPIAIAIAMMIFRSKFTKEQRGSIIPNFVMGASFITEGAIPFAAADPLRVIPSMMIGSGVAGGLALLFGSNINAPHGGLVVIFGTDPSHALLTLLAILIGAVVGALIYGIIKQSPNKA; encoded by the coding sequence GCATTGGTGAAGGGATTGCGATTCCACATGCGAAAGTAGAAGCGGTAAAAACACCAGCTATCGCATTTGGTAAGTCTAAAGCAGGTGTTGACTATGACAGTTTAGACATGCAACCTGCACATTTATTCTTTATGATTGCAGCACCGGCAACTGGCGCACAAACGCATTTAGATGCTTTAGCCAAATTGTCGAGTGTTTTAATGGACGAAAGTGTGCGTCAAGCATTATTAGAAGCTGATTCACCTGAAGCTGTGCTCGCGATTATTAATAAAGCAGACGACGAAGCAACAGATGAAGACACAGAAGCAATGGCAGAACTTGCACCTATAGATGATGATGAACCTTATATTCTTGCGGTGACAGCTTGCACAACAGGTATTGCACATACGTATATGGCGCGTGATGCTTTAAAAAAACAAGCTGAAGAAATGGGCATTAACATTAAAGTTGAAACAAACGGCGCAAGTGGTATTAAAAATAGATTAACGCAAGAAGATATCGAACGTGCGACGGGTGTTATTGTTGCGGCAGACGTTCATGTAGAAACCAATCGTTTTAATGGTAAAAACGTGGTTCAAGTCCCTGTGGCTGATGGGATTAAACGTCCAGAATCATTAATTAACACAGCATTGGACACAACACGTAAACCATTCGTAGCTGACAATCGTCAAAGCTCAAAAGACGATGATGAAAAATTAAGTGTCGGTAAAGCGATTTACAAACACTTGATGAACGGTGTATCGAATATGTTACCGCTTGTCATTGCCGGTGGTATTTTGATGGCAATTGTATTTATGATTGGTCCTAATGCGATGGATCCGAAAAGCTCACAATACAATGCATTTGCTGAAACGTTATGGAACATTGGAAATAAGAGTGCATTTGCGTTAATTATTCCAATTTTAGCCGGTTACATTGCGCGTAGTATTGCTGACAAACCAGGTTTCGCAGCAGGTCTTGTAGGGGGTATGCTTGCAGTCTCTGGTGGCTCAGGATTTTTAGGTGGGATTATCGCTGGTTTCTTGGCCGGTTATTTAACGCAAGGTATTAAGACAGCAACGCAAAACTTCCCGCAAATGTTAGAAGGACTTAAACCAACATTGATTTACCCAATTGTTTCTGTTACTGTAACAGGCTTATTGATGATTTACGTATTCAATACACCTGCTGCATGGTTAAACAATGCTTTAATTTCAGGATTGAACAACTTATCAGGTAGCAATGTGGTCATTCTCGGAATTGTACTCGGTGCAATGATGGCGATTGACATGGGTGGTCCATTCAACAAAGCAGCTTACGTTTTCAGTACTGCAGCGTTAACTGCAGGTAATGCAGTACCAATTACAGCAGCAATGGTTGGCGGTATGGTACCTCCAATTGCGATTGCGATAGCGATGATGATTTTCCGTTCTAAATTTACAAAAGAACAACGTGGTTCAATCATTCCTAACTTTGTCATGGGCGCAAGTTTTATTACTGAAGGTGCTATTCCATTTGCGGCGGCAGACCCATTACGTGTCATTCCGTCAATGATGATTGGTTCAGGTGTTGCCGGTGGACTTGCGCTATTATTCGGTTCAAATATTAACGCGCCACACGGTGGTTTAGTCGTGATTTTTGGTACGGATCCAAGTCACGCATTACTCACACTGCTTGCTATTTTAATTGGTGCGGTTGTCGGTGCATTGATTTACGGCATTATTAAACAATCACCAAATAAAGCATAG
- a CDS encoding 5-oxoprolinase subunit B family protein: protein MKVYNQGDQAIVVSLQGDVTPAATEKLLLIRHCLIKQNYPFITEIVPTETDMLISYDARMMMKHLNIDSPFLHMKAVIENINIDDMTLDKEIHCVKVPIVYGGTNGLHLDMILKELNMDRQTFIDIHTGADYFVSMMGYSPGFPYLSGVDSQIIVNHTATEPRLIPAGSVILENNKCGITTTETYSDWLVIGHTSLPLFNPKKEDFALISLGDHVKFFEVQAGGNDA, encoded by the coding sequence ATGAAAGTTTATAATCAAGGAGATCAGGCGATTGTTGTCTCTTTACAAGGAGACGTGACACCTGCCGCTACTGAAAAGTTACTACTTATACGTCATTGCTTAATAAAACAAAACTATCCATTTATTACGGAAATTGTACCAACTGAGACGGATATGTTAATTTCTTATGATGCACGAATGATGATGAAACATTTGAATATTGATTCGCCATTTTTACATATGAAAGCAGTCATTGAAAATATTAATATAGATGATATGACCTTAGACAAGGAAATTCATTGTGTGAAAGTCCCGATTGTATATGGTGGCACGAACGGACTGCATTTAGACATGATTTTAAAAGAGTTGAATATGGATCGCCAAACATTTATTGATATACATACAGGTGCAGACTATTTTGTGTCGATGATGGGCTACTCCCCCGGCTTTCCTTATTTATCAGGTGTAGACTCGCAAATCATTGTGAATCATACCGCAACCGAACCGCGATTGATTCCAGCAGGGTCAGTCATTTTAGAAAACAATAAATGTGGCATTACAACGACCGAAACGTATAGCGACTGGCTCGTTATCGGTCATACGTCATTACCACTATTCAACCCTAAAAAAGAAGATTTCGCTTTAATTTCATTAGGGGATCACGTGAAGTTTTTTGAAGTACAAGCAGGAGGGAACGACGCATGA
- a CDS encoding GlsB/YeaQ/YmgE family stress response membrane protein yields the protein MGFIVMLIVGGLIGWAAGAILGKDVPGGILGNIIAGLVGSAIGSWLLGHWGPEFGGVYILPALIGSIILIALISLILGKMRGKK from the coding sequence ATGGGTTTTATAGTGATGTTAATTGTCGGCGGTCTCATTGGTTGGGCTGCTGGTGCAATTTTAGGTAAAGATGTTCCAGGAGGTATCCTCGGAAATATTATCGCAGGTTTAGTTGGTTCTGCGATTGGTAGCTGGTTATTAGGTCATTGGGGTCCAGAATTCGGTGGCGTATACATTTTACCAGCATTAATCGGTTCAATTATTTTAATCGCATTAATTTCTTTAATTTTAGGAAAAATGCGTGGTAAAAAATAG
- a CDS encoding hemolysin family protein yields MDSTTILYLFIFFALIALTTVFVGSEFALVKVRASRVEQLIAEGNGNARVVKKMISNLDYYLSACQLGITVTSLGLGWLGEPLFERILHPVIELLNIPDALVMTVSIVVAFTVVTYIHVVIGELAPKSLAIQYTDRIALLYARPLYYFGLIMKPLIWLMNGSARFIIRIFGADPNAGNEAMSEEELKIIMNNSYHGGEINQTELAYMQNIFSFDERHAKDIMVPRTQMITLNEPFNVDELLETIKEHQFTRYPITEDGDKDHIKGFINVKEFLTEYASGVPIKISNYIHELPMISETTRISDALVRMQREHVHISLIIDEYGGTAGILTMEDILEEIVGEIRDEFDDDEVNDIVKLDEQTYQINGRVLLSDLEEMFGIVFEDSEDIDTIGGWLQAQNTDLEQEDFVDTVHDRWVISEIENHQIIHVLLRYEYNEARMKNEDDEDDYLKDES; encoded by the coding sequence TTGGATAGTACGACCATATTATACTTATTTATATTTTTTGCATTAATTGCTTTAACTACAGTCTTTGTAGGTTCTGAATTTGCATTAGTTAAGGTGAGAGCTTCACGTGTGGAACAACTCATTGCTGAGGGAAATGGGAATGCACGTGTTGTGAAAAAAATGATTTCAAATTTAGATTATTATTTATCAGCCTGTCAACTGGGGATTACAGTGACTTCACTTGGATTAGGTTGGTTAGGTGAGCCTTTATTTGAACGTATTTTACACCCGGTCATCGAACTGCTAAACATCCCGGATGCGCTAGTGATGACGGTATCTATCGTAGTGGCTTTTACTGTCGTGACATACATTCATGTCGTGATTGGTGAGTTGGCGCCGAAAAGTTTAGCGATTCAATATACAGACCGTATCGCATTACTTTATGCAAGACCGCTGTACTATTTCGGATTGATTATGAAGCCGCTAATCTGGTTGATGAATGGTTCTGCGCGCTTTATCATTCGCATTTTCGGTGCAGATCCGAATGCAGGTAATGAAGCGATGTCAGAAGAAGAACTCAAAATCATTATGAACAACAGCTATCATGGTGGAGAAATTAACCAAACTGAGCTCGCATATATGCAAAATATTTTTTCATTTGACGAACGCCATGCTAAAGATATTATGGTGCCGCGTACGCAAATGATTACACTGAACGAACCTTTTAATGTTGATGAACTGCTAGAGACAATTAAAGAACATCAATTTACACGTTATCCAATTACGGAAGACGGCGATAAAGACCACATTAAAGGTTTTATTAACGTAAAAGAATTTTTAACGGAATATGCGTCAGGTGTACCGATTAAAATCAGTAACTATATTCATGAATTGCCAATGATTTCAGAGACGACGCGTATTAGTGATGCACTTGTACGCATGCAACGCGAACATGTACACATCAGTTTAATTATTGATGAATACGGTGGAACAGCTGGTATTTTAACGATGGAAGATATTTTAGAGGAAATCGTCGGTGAAATTCGAGATGAGTTTGACGATGATGAAGTTAACGATATCGTGAAGTTAGATGAGCAAACTTACCAAATTAATGGTCGTGTGTTACTCAGTGACTTAGAAGAAATGTTCGGCATTGTCTTTGAAGATTCAGAAGACATTGATACGATCGGGGGTTGGCTTCAAGCGCAAAATACCGATCTCGAACAAGAAGATTTTGTCGATACGGTACATGATCGTTGGGTGATTTCTGAAATTGAAAATCATCAAATTATCCATGTGTTATTGCGTTATGAATACAACGAAGCACGCATGAAAAATGAAGATGATGAGGATGATTATTTAAAAGATGAATCCTAA
- a CDS encoding aminotransferase class IV, whose amino-acid sequence MNLFETMRLDNGEIPRLAYHAERLQRASVALGLPFDNSKWQQTIQQLCETYARGRYRVKVILEPSGEVRTEVSTLQNTMTMTAQFVPMKSDIPEWQRIYKTSEREHVAHSHTTQLALFYDETTDKVLEFDIGNVVLTVDGTHYTPIYDKDFLQGCMRRDLLAEQRIKEKYLTTVMIKEALQHGGQLWMINSLREWVPITLESKK is encoded by the coding sequence ATGAATTTATTTGAAACGATGCGATTGGACAATGGTGAAATACCGCGACTGGCTTATCATGCAGAACGACTACAGCGTGCAAGTGTTGCGCTTGGGTTACCATTTGACAATTCAAAATGGCAACAAACAATCCAACAGTTATGTGAAACGTATGCACGGGGACGATATCGGGTGAAAGTCATTCTTGAACCATCAGGGGAAGTGCGCACAGAAGTGAGTACACTCCAAAATACGATGACGATGACTGCACAATTTGTTCCTATGAAAAGCGATATTCCTGAATGGCAACGGATATACAAAACGTCTGAACGTGAGCATGTCGCGCATTCGCATACGACGCAACTCGCTTTGTTTTACGATGAGACTACGGATAAAGTGCTTGAATTTGATATTGGGAATGTCGTGCTTACAGTAGACGGTACACATTATACACCGATTTACGACAAGGATTTTTTACAAGGGTGTATGCGCCGTGATTTGTTAGCTGAACAGCGGATTAAGGAAAAGTATTTGACGACAGTGATGATTAAGGAAGCATTGCAACACGGAGGACAACTGTGGATGATTAATAGTTTGCGTGAGTGGGTGCCCATTACGCTTGAATCCAAAAAGTAG
- a CDS encoding anthranilate synthase component II produces MIVMIDNKDSFTYNIVDYVEYESQQLVTVIDVEAVSIATLKEMQPTALIISPGPGAPEDYPILFEVVKAFEHTTPILGVCLGFQLLVTYYGGKIIHAPRPVHGHTTCISHDQSLLFQGLPEQFKVMRYHSLMADPTTIVKPLVVSAQNEQGIVMAVRHMSRPIDGVQYHPESILSEYGHEQIRNFLKKAGVSHGCEV; encoded by the coding sequence ATGATAGTGATGATAGATAATAAAGATTCTTTTACGTATAATATTGTTGATTATGTAGAATATGAGAGTCAACAACTTGTCACAGTAATCGATGTCGAAGCCGTTTCTATTGCGACACTAAAAGAGATGCAACCGACAGCACTCATTATTTCTCCTGGACCTGGTGCGCCGGAAGATTATCCTATCCTATTTGAAGTTGTAAAAGCATTTGAACATACGACACCGATTTTAGGGGTTTGTTTAGGTTTTCAATTATTAGTGACGTATTATGGCGGCAAAATTATACATGCGCCACGACCTGTCCATGGGCATACGACGTGCATCAGTCACGACCAATCACTGTTATTTCAAGGGTTACCTGAGCAGTTTAAGGTGATGCGCTATCATTCGTTAATGGCAGACCCGACGACGATTGTGAAACCGCTCGTTGTGTCAGCACAAAATGAACAAGGGATAGTGATGGCGGTGCGTCACATGTCAAGACCGATAGACGGGGTTCAATATCATCCCGAATCTATTTTGTCTGAATACGGTCACGAACAAATACGAAACTTTTTGAAAAAAGCGGGGGTCAGCCATGGTTGTGAAGTTTAA
- a CDS encoding chorismate-binding protein, whose product MVVKFNYKYYNDPNTTTTYQYHFEEPLHKGVARELKEVGQIIDATAQYQQQGYYVALYLPYEAAPYFHEDFQTYTPENGIYAAYYVFEEPVDAIQATSAVRSQRSQVGSFQFMDDKNTITKHIRTIHDEITAGWTYQVNYTTRLKSFDQMAISGLYEQLTQQTNGDYTVLIDTAEVKVASISPELFFQVGDFGDNGRTVVSKPMKGTMPRGATVAEDERYAKILRQSEKDRAENVMIVDLLRNDIARVAKRGSVKVYHPFAIERYQTVFQMTTMVTGQIADTTTYQTLLRALFPCGSITGAPKVNTIRIIHRLETTPRHIYCGAIGLLHPNGRAIFNVPIRTIEQINSTLYYGVGAGITIDSDPEQEYAEFHAKTKILEGLR is encoded by the coding sequence ATGGTTGTGAAGTTTAATTATAAATATTATAACGATCCAAATACGACCACGACGTATCAATATCATTTTGAAGAACCACTTCATAAAGGCGTTGCACGAGAATTGAAGGAAGTGGGTCAAATCATTGATGCGACGGCACAATATCAACAGCAAGGGTATTACGTCGCGCTTTATTTACCATACGAAGCGGCACCGTATTTTCATGAAGATTTTCAAACGTATACACCGGAAAATGGCATTTATGCAGCGTATTATGTGTTTGAAGAGCCTGTTGATGCGATACAAGCAACTTCAGCTGTGCGCTCGCAACGTAGTCAAGTTGGATCCTTTCAATTTATGGATGATAAAAATACGATTACAAAGCATATCCGTACGATACATGACGAAATTACGGCAGGGTGGACGTATCAAGTGAATTATACGACGCGGCTCAAAAGTTTTGATCAAATGGCGATTTCTGGGTTGTATGAACAGCTGACGCAACAAACGAATGGCGACTACACGGTGTTAATCGATACAGCAGAAGTGAAGGTCGCTTCTATTTCGCCGGAGCTCTTTTTCCAAGTAGGGGACTTTGGTGACAATGGTCGTACAGTCGTGAGCAAACCGATGAAAGGGACGATGCCGCGAGGTGCGACAGTTGCAGAAGATGAACGTTACGCAAAAATCTTGCGACAGTCTGAGAAAGATCGTGCTGAAAACGTCATGATTGTCGATTTATTACGTAACGATATTGCACGTGTGGCGAAACGAGGGAGTGTCAAAGTGTATCATCCTTTTGCGATTGAACGTTATCAAACTGTTTTTCAAATGACGACGATGGTGACTGGTCAGATTGCAGACACGACAACGTATCAAACGTTATTGCGTGCACTTTTTCCGTGTGGTTCTATTACGGGTGCGCCAAAAGTGAATACAATACGTATTATTCATCGTCTTGAAACGACGCCTCGTCACATTTATTGTGGGGCGATTGGTCTACTCCATCCGAATGGGCGCGCAATTTTTAATGTGCCAATCCGGACGATCGAACAAATCAACAGTACATTGTATTATGGTGTCGGTGCAGGGATTACGATAGATTCTGATCCGGAGCAAGAATATGCAGAATTTCATGCGAAAACAAAAATATTAGAGGGATTGCGATGA
- the queC gene encoding 7-cyano-7-deazaguanine synthase QueC, protein MSEVLNNEKALVVFSGGQDSTTCLFYAKKHFKEVELVTFEYGQRHAKEIEVAKEIAEDQGLKHHVLDMALLSQLTPNALTSHDMTIDSHNDVPNTFVPARNLLFLSFAGALAYQIGAKHLITGVCETDFSGYPDCRDSFIKSMNVTLNLAMDRDFVIHTPLMWLNKKETWALSDDLGVLDYVRDRTLTCYNGIIAEGCGECPACQLRQRGLEQYVAEKGSEV, encoded by the coding sequence ATGTCAGAAGTGCTCAATAACGAAAAAGCACTCGTTGTATTTAGCGGTGGGCAAGATAGTACGACCTGTCTGTTCTATGCTAAAAAACATTTTAAAGAAGTTGAACTGGTTACATTTGAATACGGTCAACGTCATGCGAAAGAAATCGAAGTCGCGAAAGAAATCGCCGAAGATCAAGGGCTCAAACATCACGTACTGGATATGGCATTGCTTTCCCAACTCACACCAAATGCACTCACATCACATGATATGACGATAGATAGCCATAATGACGTTCCGAACACATTCGTCCCTGCTCGAAACTTACTCTTCCTATCATTTGCCGGTGCATTAGCGTATCAAATCGGTGCCAAACATCTCATTACAGGTGTATGTGAGACAGACTTTTCTGGTTATCCCGATTGCCGTGACAGCTTTATTAAATCGATGAACGTCACACTGAATTTAGCGATGGACCGTGATTTTGTTATACATACACCGCTTATGTGGCTCAACAAAAAAGAAACTTGGGCATTAAGTGATGACTTAGGTGTACTCGATTACGTGCGTGACCGTACATTAACATGTTATAACGGCATTATCGCAGAAGGTTGCGGCGAATGTCCGGCTTGTCAATTGCGTCAGCGCGGTCTTGAACAATATGTTGCTGAGAAAGGAAGTGAAGTCTAA
- the queE gene encoding 7-carboxy-7-deazaguanine synthase QueE encodes MAKIPVLEIFGPTIQGEGRVIGRKTMFVRTAGCDFRCSWCDSKFTWDGSMKDDIEMMEAEEILAQLRNIGGNRFNHVTISGGNPALIKGLQSFVDLCEANDIRTALETQGSQFKPWMRQINDLTLSPKPPSSGMQQNLPRLDEVIEQLDISRINLKVVVFDDADYDFAKMIHQRYPDIPFYLQVGNPYLEDHVEHHTAKLLERYEQLIDRVTADAEMNEVFVLPQLHTLIWSNQKGV; translated from the coding sequence ATGGCTAAAATACCTGTACTCGAAATTTTCGGTCCTACAATTCAAGGTGAAGGCCGTGTTATCGGTCGTAAAACGATGTTCGTCCGTACTGCAGGCTGTGACTTTCGCTGTAGTTGGTGCGATTCAAAATTCACTTGGGACGGCAGTATGAAAGATGATATTGAAATGATGGAAGCAGAAGAGATTTTAGCGCAATTGAGAAACATTGGTGGCAATCGTTTTAATCACGTGACAATTTCTGGCGGGAATCCTGCTTTAATTAAAGGGTTGCAGTCATTTGTAGATTTATGTGAAGCCAATGACATCCGTACAGCACTTGAAACACAAGGATCACAGTTCAAACCTTGGATGCGTCAAATCAATGACCTGACCCTTTCACCTAAACCGCCAAGTTCAGGCATGCAACAAAATCTACCACGTTTAGATGAAGTCATTGAACAATTAGACATCTCACGTATCAATTTAAAAGTTGTCGTATTTGACGATGCAGATTATGACTTTGCAAAAATGATTCACCAACGTTATCCAGACATTCCATTCTACTTACAAGTGGGTAACCCTTATTTAGAGGATCATGTCGAACACCATACAGCCAAACTACTCGAACGTTATGAACAGTTAATCGACCGTGTGACAGCGGATGCGGAGATGAATGAAGTGTTCGTCTTACCACAACTGCACACATTAATTTGGAGTAATCAAAAGGGCGTTTAA